The sequence below is a genomic window from Lolium perenne isolate Kyuss_39 chromosome 4, Kyuss_2.0, whole genome shotgun sequence.
ATCTCCTGTAAGCAACGTTGATTCAAATAAAATATTTGTTGCATTGGAAGCAACACTTTTTTGTAAGAAATTATGTTCTTTTGTTGGAACCAATGTTGATATACAGCATATTTGTTGCATTTTTCTAGCCTTGGAGCAATATGGCTGGCCAATAGAAGCAAAACACTCACAAGAAAATTCACCAGCAGTAGTAAGATCGTCATGATTATTCCAAGGAAATGTTGTGTTAAGTTGCTTCCATTAACGATTTTGCTAAGCATCAGGGGACTGAGATCATGTTAAGTCTCATTCGTCCCAAACTATCATTGGATATGCATCCAGATTTGTGACAGGAACACACAGAACATGTGATGGAcaaacatatgatgtgactgagatTATGTTAATAAAAAGCAGTATTTCCATGGTACAGAAATATACTAATAATTTGCTACTATATTTTATTAGTCATAAACAATGATACTTTCCTATTTCCTAAAAAGTAAGGGACTGTTTTGAATAGATTGGCAGTTTTACTAGAAGCAGTTACAAGAAAAGTAATCAAACCTGACAAGCAGGCCCACAAACACTGATAGTAATCGATTACTGATAGTATAACATGAAGTAATCGGTGGGAGGAGGTGGTACAAGTTGAAGGCAAAGTCTAGTATCTGTCGAAACATCGTGGTACAAATTTATATGTGGCTAGGGCTTACAATAACTGAACCTTTACCACGCCGAAACATTCGATAACTCTTATTTACTCTGATAGGTACAAATAGCCAATATAAGAGAGTTACGTATCAGTATAAGACATCTCTACGCAGACAAGATGGAGCGGTAAATTGAGTCACGAACAATGCCACGGTATATCCGTCTAGTTGATTCGATTTTTGAATTTGGTTGCTTCAAGCCATTTCCCAGCTCGGAGCGCTTGACCAAACACAGGTTCTACACTTTGGGAAGCAAAAACCGCAGACCACAAGAGAAACGGAGGaaggaaaaaaaaaaactcaTTCAATTTCCCTCCCCCTTCAATGCCGCCCatctctctcttcctcctcccgctcctcctgctcgccggcgccgcggcggcggcggagccccCGACCTCACCACCCCCGACGCCACCACCGTCGGAGCCCCCGACCCCGTCTCCACCTCCGCCACCACCCGCGGAGCCCCCGACCCAgactccccctccgccgccgccgccgccggcggagaAGAACGGGACCCTCTACGAGCTCCTCCCGCTCTACGGCCTCCCCGCGGGCCTCTTCCCCTCCACCGTCACCGCCTTCTCGCTCGCCGACAACGGCAGCCTCACCGTCGACCTCGCGGGGCCCTGCAGCGTCCACTTCGAGTTCCTCACCTACTTCGAGGCGCGCGTCACGGGGGTCCTCCGCTACGGCTCCCTCACCGACCTCCAGGGCGTGCAGGTCCGCCGCTTCCTCATCTGGTTCGACGTCGTCCGCGTCAAGGTCGACCTGCCCCCGCCGCCGCGCTACGTCTACCTCGACATCGGATGGATCACGCGCAAGCTCCCCGCCACCGACTTCGAGACCCTCCACGACTGCGAGGACTCCAAGAACAAGTGCCGCCTCTCCTCCGCgctcgccaccgccgccacaTGGTTCCAGGTCTGACATATTGGTTCCGCCTTTCCCGGTGCTATTATTTTTAGCTACTTCATCAGTTCGATGGATTGTTGATTTCTTCATCTCGATTAGATCATAGTAGATTAGATTAGTTTCGTGAGCGACTTGTATTCTGTCTAGAGACTTACTACTCCTGTCCTGTGGTAGTTGGTTTTGACTTGCTGTAGTACATTTTAGAGGTATTGCGTAATGCTCAAGGTAAACTAGCTCATAGCTGCTTCCTTTGTCCAAATCTTATATGGACAACGAAATTTGTGGCATAATTAATTACAAATTACCATGTGTGGCTGTGTCGTCTGCAAGTTTCCTGTAGTGGTCATAGACAAGATATATCTTATATATAGAGATGTTTTATACATATACCTGAAAAGGAATAAAATACTGCAATGCAAAACCATTATTTCAGTAAGCAAGCGTAATTGCTGGGTAGTGATATCAGTGAAGTGCAATATGCATGTTGATGTTCATGCATGGGACATGTCTTAGGTTTTTGGTGTTGTGCCACTCTTGAACTGAAGAAATGTAAATTGGAAAACACCACTAGATATGAGGATAACTCGTAGGGCCCATGGATAAATGGCAGTAAAACGTTTCAAAACTAGATGGTCTTTGCGATGGTACAGAGCAATGCCACCATAATATTAGTAACCATATAGATGGTTCGTTGCTTTATTCATTCCCTCTTTTGCCTTTCTTCTGCAAATTTGAGTGTGTGGCTGTTTTGTCTGCAGGTTTCCTATAGTGGTCATAAACAAGATATATCTTATATTTAGAGATGTGTTACACATTTACTTGAAAATGAATAAAATACTGTAATGCAAAACCAGTATTTCGGTAAGCAAGCGTGATTGCTGGTAGTGATATCAATGAAGTGCAATAGGCAGGCAGGTTGACCTTCATGCCAGTCTCGGGTTTGTGGTGTTGTGCCATTCCTGAACTGAGGAAGTGTAGATTGAAAAACACAATTTCATGCCAGTCTCGGGTTGGCACTGAAACGTTTCAAACTGGATGATCATTCTGATGATACAGAACAATGCTGCCGTAATAGTAACCGTATAGAtgattactttatttgttatttccTCTCATTGGCTAAAGTTAAACTTGAGGCCAGTCAATGTATGCACTTCTCTTTGACCAGATATTTATCATTTGATTATTAGGATAAAGATCCATGAGGTGTGATATTATTATTTCCTGAATTTTGCTTGCCTGCACTACTTTTCTTTCAAAAGATTGCACATGACTTGTAGATAATGCTGTTGGTTGTACTTGTACATCACAGAGTAATGAGGAATATGTCTTTATCATGTTACCAATGTTTCGATGTTCTAGCTAACTATTGTGTTAAAGTCTTGTTTCTAAATATTGTTACGAACCTTGCAGGACTTCTATGCCCAATTTTAGGGGATGCGGAAGGTCTATAATTTTGTGTCAGCATCAGATGAGGTAGATGCTCCAATCATTCTTGTTCGTAATCATACATTTTTAATGTACGGTGGATCCTCTTCTATGAGGCCCATATTGTTTGGGAGTATGCATGTGGCAATAGATCTGTTGCTATGACTATGAAGAAACATGCTCAATTTGATCAAAATTTAGTTTCCGCTCTTTAGAAGTACAGAGATCTTGCAGATCTCCTGGACTCTGGTTGCTTGTTTCATCTTGGAGGTCCATCTCATTATGCATTTTTGCTCATTTGatctgtgttcaacatcgattggCAAACTTCTCTATTTACAAACTCTACTTTTCTTCTGGGTCTTTGTTGTGATGAAACTCCTATATTTAGTTTTAACACTGTTCAGTTTAGTTAACATGCCTTAGATACTGTCACCACCAAATGAAAACGGTAACACTGGCCATCTCTTCTTCTGGACAAAAATAGTGAGTTGGATATAATATGTCATCCAAAACTTTGTCAGAATGGATCACAAAATATAGACAAGCTTGCCTTATTGCTGGTGGCAGATATCTGACAAGCACCCAAATGATAGGGGCATTCAATGCAGTAATGCGGAGTAGTGATGATGGCCTGGGGCCTTGCCGACAATTTGAGCTGTTGGTTGGTTTCTTGCACCATTATGTTGATGCGTAAGCATATCTTACTGGTCGTAGCATGTGCGAACTATTTGCTTACACTCACAATGTTACAGAACATGTACatagtttttcttattgcatgtaCCATCTAATGATTCAGTTAATTTCTCGTCACCTGGACTAATCTATACTGCCTATTTTCTGTAGCTTACGGCCTTCCGCGTCCTGAAGGAATTGGAGCACTAGCATTTGTTAGACATGGTGTATGTCTCTACGACTTCTTTATAGTACTCTTGCTGCAGTCTCAACTTTAGATCTGTTTGGGAGCCACGAGATCTTATGGAAATGTATTGGTTATTTTAGTCCAAACTGATGCTGCGTGCTCCACGCTTCAATACAATAACACTTCTGAAGTGGAGAGTGGTGTATGTGTCATCTTGTTGGAAACTGTGAAAGTCTCACCATCACTTTCCTCTTTGTGTGAGCAATGAGCACAGAGGTGTGCTACAGTAAGCAAATATCATCTAGATAAAAACTCAATATCGTCCCAGCAATAATATAATTTTGCGCAGAAAGACCAAATACTGCATTATATATAGGATTAATTTGATATATGCATatatcttagagcatctctagccgcgtcccccaaagggatttggggcgcgccggacaaaaaatgcgttccagccgcgtcccccaaagcccatttttgtccggcgcggctcgATACAGTGTccagcgccccgagcccgtccccgtcccacatgggacgcaccggggacgccgaacacaacgaaaagcgaggtgaaccgaggcgggctcccacatgtcagcggctcagtgaaaaatcgtctcccactcccgccaaatcccgcccctcCCGTCATATCGCACCTATccgccgcgcatttctggcctcccccgccgccgattcatttctcctttccccgccgatttgtttctcctttccccgccgatttgtttctccctcccgccgtccacccgccgccgctaccttctccccattccatgacGCTGCCGGTAGCCCCCAAGaagatggccaagaaagcggccaagaagccatcgggcaatgcgacgaaaggggcgaaagcgccgttcgcgaagccgcggaaggcgccggcccCGAAGAAGAAGCTGGAAGGATGGACCGATGATCAGTGGCATGAAGATTGTCTGCGCCGGAAGATGTcaacggcggagcggaaaggacggagggcggcggagcaggagaagaaggctctggcggcgcgccagcaccagcacttaatggccgggtgtctcgccgccaccaacgcgagcccatatagtacgaacgtgccggtgtacgttccgggagtcttctcgccgccaccaacgcaaGCCCATGATAAAGCCCATATAgtactggcaacaaggctgccaaggccgccttggccgacgccgcgtcgtgtgagaagacgcaggcgtcgatcacgaaatgcctcgcggacgtctcctcgacctttctctcccgcgccaaaaagaacgacgaaaggtgggcggagctgctcaagaggcaagaggagaaattggagctcaagaaacgcagggacgacatgtccctgctgagagcgttgacagagggaatgtctccctggacgcgggcggcgcacaacttcttcaaaggccagatcctcgacgatatcgaagccaaaatggcggcggccgacgcggcggcccaggaagcggcagcggcagcaactgCGGCGCAAGAGCCGACTGCCGCGTCTTCGACTGCTATACCATCGTCAGCCtatgcgacggcggcggaggagacggagcatgcacagcaccagccagatcgcgacgaggtcgtcgtgatcgacgggcctgcgtcaactcaggatacgtcgccgtcgaccaaccccttcttctaatttagcatgcactatatggtctgtaatatgatcgccgCTACtgtgatcgccgctactctgatcggcgggaacgatctcttttgaatgcaaaatTTGAATTCTTGATTGGGGGcggcctttgggggacgcggctggggagcgacgtcccccaaagacggcacgaacaaaacacgtcccccaaacgcttaaTCCGACGCGGTTTGGAggatgctttgggggacgcggctggagatgctcttattaaCCCTTATATATACTTTCAGGGTTTCAGCTCGACCTTTCTGTGGTGACGAACCATCAGGAAACCTATTTTACATTGTCAAATGACTTTTTAGATTAATAACAGCTAGGTTCTAATTTTAATAATTATAGTCATTACCACATTTTGATCTTAACACAAGGAGGCCATGACTTCCTTTCGGTAGCATTAGCACTGCTTGAGATACAAACTGATGCATCAACATGACCTTATTCTCCGAGGAGGTGCTATCCACATACTAATTATATCATCAACAGAGTAACAAAGCAGGGAGGAATACAAACAACATTGAACTATTCACGGTGACTCTCATATACGTCACTGCCTTCAAGCTCCATCTGATGCTAACTTGACTATTCTTGGAATTATGTTGAATTGGGTGGGCGATAGTCTCTGAATACAGAGGAAGAGCCACCGGATGCAGCAGGGGAAGGCGACGAGGCTACAAAGTTACTTCCTGGTAGTGATGCTGAAGGATGCCCGTGATGTCCAGTACCTGCGAAGCGAgatggacttgctgtagagaaaggACTTCGTGGAGTGTGGCCCTGTAAGATCACAAGTAATTATTGATCAAAACAAACAGAAGGACTCTGCTTTATCACAGAAATTCTTATATTGTAGAAATAACTCATCTAGCCAAACCCATCAAATTAATACTGTATAACACATTCTCAAGTCTCAGAACTTTCAGAATATCAGCATTATTTAGTACTACAATGTATATTCACTAATGTAGTTAGACTCACTATCTGCAGTCTCGTTTCACTTATTACCTAAAACTGATTTACTATAGCATCCAACAGAGGAATGTAGCTTAGAACTCGAAACATGAACAGTGCAACAACTTACAGAATTGTGGTGGAGAGAACCAAATGGAGACCTAGCAAGCGAGGTTGTTGAAGGAGAAATATTGTGAACATGATGCATGGGGCGTCCAGGTGTGCCCTGGTTGGAACCAGCATCTGACTCCC
It includes:
- the LOC127293357 gene encoding uncharacterized protein; this translates as MPPISLFLLPLLLLAGAAAAAEPPTSPPPTPPPSEPPTPSPPPPPPAEPPTQTPPPPPPPPAEKNGTLYELLPLYGLPAGLFPSTVTAFSLADNGSLTVDLAGPCSVHFEFLTYFEARVTGVLRYGSLTDLQGVQVRRFLIWFDVVRVKVDLPPPPRYVYLDIGWITRKLPATDFETLHDCEDSKNKCRLSSALATAATWFQDFYAQF